One Rissa tridactyla isolate bRisTri1 chromosome 1, bRisTri1.patW.cur.20221130, whole genome shotgun sequence DNA segment encodes these proteins:
- the HHLA2 gene encoding HERV-H LTR-associating protein 2 isoform X2, with amino-acid sequence MKQQKIPSLLICLFHIGATLWGFTEQETVTGLFSKDCILPCPFPPGDDEVIYWKKGDKNVHSYYYQRDQLERQDPDYRHRTHLFHGNIPGGNASLRLSNLTLTDEGPYSCYVGTQQTKTEVEVTLHVRVSSYYALEYRKTDTERMLKCYAFLTYPAPRISWVRGNTSIPETDRKEARDGVLYSLRSDQNIINTADPYYCHIHLPHEEWAAEWKMLDQLSNVEGSSIAIPCEYSSNTANSEGFSVVWTLNRNAVISVLASFNGTSHSYQPRVHINQSDFSLMLHDLTPNDSGEYLCNISTPHYTKLTVRTLQVENSGNTTEIVVGVVIGAAILAGVGVLFKKCRRKKEII; translated from the exons ATGAAGCAACAGAAAATACCATCTCTTCTCATCTGTTTATTTCACATAGGTGCTACGCTTTGGG GTTTTACAGAACAGGAAACAGTAACAGGGCTGTTTTCCAAGGATTGCATCCTCCCTTGTCCTTTCCCACCTGGGGATGATGAAGTAATTTACTGGAAGAAAGGGGACAAAAACGTGCACAGCTATTACTACCAGAGGGATCAACTGGAAAGACAAGACCCAGATTACAGACACAGAACACACCTTTTCCATGGGAACATTCCTGGTGGAAACGCCTCCTTGAGACTTAGTAACTTGACCTTGACTGATGAGGGCCCTTACAGTTGCTATGTGGGAACACAGCAAACTAAAACAGAAGTGGAAGTCACGCTGCATGTAAGAG TTTCCTCTTACTATGCATTGGAATACCGAAAGACAGATACAGAAAGGATGCTGAAGTGCTATGCCTTTCTCACTTACCCAGCACCACGTATCTCTTGGGTACGAGGCAATACGTCCATCCCAGAAACAGATCGGAAGGAAGCCAGGGATGGAGTTCTGTATTCTCTTAGAAGTGACCAGAACATTATAAACACAGCTGATCCTTACTACTGTCATATTCATCTCCCTCATGAAGAGTGGGCTGCTGAATGGAAGATGCTAG ACCAACTGTCTAACGTGGAAGGAAGCAGCATTGCCATTCCCTGTGAATACAGCAGTAACACTGCAAACAGTGAAGGTTTCAGTGTTGTCtggacgttaaacagaaatgcagTGATTTCAGTCTTGGCCTCCTTCAATGGTACATCTCACTCTTACCAGCCTCGAGTCCACATTAACCAAAGTGACTTTTCCCTGATGTTGCATGATCTTACTCCAAATGACAGTGGAGAATATCTGTGTAACATTTCAACACCTCACTACACAAAACTTACTGTGAGAACTTTGCAAGTTG aaaattcaggtAACACCACGGAAATTGTGGTAGGAGTGGTGATTGGTGCAGCGATCCTGGCAGGAGTCGGTGTCTTGTTCAAG aaatgcagaagaaaaaaggaaatcataTGA
- the HHLA2 gene encoding HERV-H LTR-associating protein 2 isoform X1, which yields MKQQKIPSLLICLFHIGATLWGFTEQETVTGLFSKDCILPCPFPPGDDEVIYWKKGDKNVHSYYYQRDQLERQDPDYRHRTHLFHGNIPGGNASLRLSNLTLTDEGPYSCYVGTQQTKTEVEVTLHVRVSSYYALEYRKTDTERMLKCYAFLTYPAPRISWVRGNTSIPETDRKEARDGVLYSLRSDQNIINTADPYYCHIHLPHEEWAAEWKMLDQLSNVEGSSIAIPCEYSSNTANSEGFSVVWTLNRNAVISVLASFNGTSHSYQPRVHINQSDFSLMLHDLTPNDSGEYLCNISTPHYTKLTVRTLQVENSGNTTEIVVGVVIGAAILAGVGVLFKETVITIWSPI from the exons ATGAAGCAACAGAAAATACCATCTCTTCTCATCTGTTTATTTCACATAGGTGCTACGCTTTGGG GTTTTACAGAACAGGAAACAGTAACAGGGCTGTTTTCCAAGGATTGCATCCTCCCTTGTCCTTTCCCACCTGGGGATGATGAAGTAATTTACTGGAAGAAAGGGGACAAAAACGTGCACAGCTATTACTACCAGAGGGATCAACTGGAAAGACAAGACCCAGATTACAGACACAGAACACACCTTTTCCATGGGAACATTCCTGGTGGAAACGCCTCCTTGAGACTTAGTAACTTGACCTTGACTGATGAGGGCCCTTACAGTTGCTATGTGGGAACACAGCAAACTAAAACAGAAGTGGAAGTCACGCTGCATGTAAGAG TTTCCTCTTACTATGCATTGGAATACCGAAAGACAGATACAGAAAGGATGCTGAAGTGCTATGCCTTTCTCACTTACCCAGCACCACGTATCTCTTGGGTACGAGGCAATACGTCCATCCCAGAAACAGATCGGAAGGAAGCCAGGGATGGAGTTCTGTATTCTCTTAGAAGTGACCAGAACATTATAAACACAGCTGATCCTTACTACTGTCATATTCATCTCCCTCATGAAGAGTGGGCTGCTGAATGGAAGATGCTAG ACCAACTGTCTAACGTGGAAGGAAGCAGCATTGCCATTCCCTGTGAATACAGCAGTAACACTGCAAACAGTGAAGGTTTCAGTGTTGTCtggacgttaaacagaaatgcagTGATTTCAGTCTTGGCCTCCTTCAATGGTACATCTCACTCTTACCAGCCTCGAGTCCACATTAACCAAAGTGACTTTTCCCTGATGTTGCATGATCTTACTCCAAATGACAGTGGAGAATATCTGTGTAACATTTCAACACCTCACTACACAAAACTTACTGTGAGAACTTTGCAAGTTG aaaattcaggtAACACCACGGAAATTGTGGTAGGAGTGGTGATTGGTGCAGCGATCCTGGCAGGAGTCGGTGTCTTGTTCAAG GAGACTGTTATAACTATATGGTCCCCAATCTGA